A stretch of DNA from Octopus sinensis unplaced genomic scaffold, ASM634580v1 Contig09277, whole genome shotgun sequence:
TTTTCTGTATTTAGTTGTGTTATGAATTGTTCGATATTATCTTGATATTTCCTCCGTTTCGTGGTATTGTTAATCAATTCCTCCGTAGCGAGCCTTCTTTGTTTTGTATTGGCTGTATAGTTCATGGCTATGTTGCCAAGTATTTTTTGCATACGTATCCGAGCTACTGTTATTCTGTGGTCGCTATTTGTAGCGGTGCCTCCGTAAGAGCGTGAGTCTATGAGAGAGTCCTTGTGTGTATTCTGACATAGTATATAATCtatttgattatatattgtgATCTCCTCCCCGCTTCGGTCTTTCCTATAGCCGGTCCACGTCGTCTTATGCCTGGCAGGATGTTGAAAGGTCGTATTGCAGAGATAGAGATCAAGGGGTCACTTTCCACAGGGGTCAACTGAGAAAACTCCTCGGCTATTCGTGGCCGAAGAAAATATCAATGATAAATTATACAGGTTAGCTAACTGTGGGCCTATAAGTCTAAATGTACTTGAAACCCGCTGGCGCTTGTTTGGACATATTTTACGAATGAAAAAAGAACACCTTGCAATATGGTCATGGAAGAATTTTTCGACCATACTGAATACTCTAAATATAGAGGACGCCCAAGAGACTGTCTCCCGGGAATACTCACGAAGGAATATGCTATGATCGGAGGCCGATTGATGGATGCAAACAATCTGGACGAAATCAGAAAGAGGGCAAGACGAAGGAAGGGATGGAAGGAACTAACGACAAGAATAGTTAAAAACATTGCACAAGCGAAACCATAAACTTTGTTTACTGGCAACGCGAACGtgcattaactaactaactaatttatAACAAGGATATCGAGTAAATGAAAAATGGATATCGACTAATGATAATTTCATGATATTTAAAAGGCAACTCCTGTGGCCAATTCGGCAGCCTCAATAACCCGTTTCTCCATTTCCAGGTCCCCCGCAAATCTCGATTTCCTCCCCAAACACAATTGTCGAAATATTGACCAGAAATTCCCTCCAAATGAGGGTCAGAAGTCACATACAACACAGTCTGCGCTCCCTCTTGAGTCGTCTACACAATCAAAAAACTCAAAAACCTTCccaaacaaccaaaaaaaactcttgaaaaaaattttgaacGGAAAAGTCGAATAAAACCCACTGAAAATCGTCCCAGGGTGAAGAGCATTAAATGTGACAGTCCCCTCCGAGTATTTCCTGGCCAAATATTGACACAAATAGATTTGACAGAGTTTACTATTCCCATAAGACTTGAATACGTCCAATTCCTTCCCTCCCAACAACCTTTCATTGATCTTGCCGGATATTTCATGTGCCCACGAACTGACAAACACAACCCGGGCACCCTCAGTCAGTCTGTCCATCAGCAGGTTAGTGAGAAGAAAGGGGGAGAAATAATTGACTTGCATGACTGTCTCCAGGCAGTCCACTGTCTCCTTGTATGATAACACTGTTTAATGAGCATATTTGAGAACAGGACAGTCCTGCGTTGTGGACGAGGGCGGATATGCTTGATTCGGACTCGTGGAGCTGCTCTGAGAACTGTCTTACTGAGTCAAATGAGGCCAGATCGAGTTCCATCACGTGAATGTTTGGGTTGCCAGTTATGTCTGTGAGTTCTTTGGCTGCGACTTGTGCTTTGGTGATATTTCGACAGGCTAAGATTACATGTGCTCTTCGTTCGGCCAGTCCTTTTGAGACTTCATAGCCAATTCCTGAGATTAGAGTGAAATTGGAATACCCGAGGCTCCCCCAGTCACCACAATTGTTTTCCCGCTCAAATCCTCCTTCGTTGGGCACTTCCGAGTAATCACTTTCTGAATTATGCAGTAAGATGAGTAGAGAGTGACAATGAGAACAAGTAGGACAACCACAACGTTAAAcatctaattttttatttatttattaaatcaccAAGACCACGCTAAAAACCGAACATAggtcacgtgatcccgatgcactcAACCAGGGACCTCATCCTCGCTCGGTGATCTTTCCACGACCCCACACAAGATCGCACAGGGCGGCAGGCCGTTTATGGAGTAGCATTCGCTGACGGGCCCAGGTTCAGCTTGATGAAGTCCTTCAGAGAAGTTAGACCGGGGGGTTGTGACCAACGATCGGTCAATCTGAGGGCCCTTTGTTGGGCCTCCTCGATTCGCCTCCTGTTGGACCACGATAGCCGCGGACCCCATGATCCGCAAACGTAAGCAATACAAGGTTCGAAGTACTGGCGGTAAATATTCGCCAGTACCGGGTGCGACCCGTTTTTCCATATTCCGGATAGTGCTCGTACTGACTCCTGAAGTAGGGTACGGATATATTATTTAGCTTTAAGTCGACTGACGTCCTTCCCAATCTTTTGTCCGAGGTGAAGAGGGACGTGGCGGACATTCTGAGGCTGCCCTTAGTTGACATTCCGTGTCAGCTTTCTCCTCACTAGGTATCGATATACCATGCCTCTCTTCAGCCTGCATGCTCTCCAATGTCTTCCTCAGAACCACTGTCTGAATATATGATTTTACTCTTTCTTCCAGCTTGAGGACATCAAGATGACCCTTGAAAAATCTTGAGACAATTCCATCCCAGGTCATTACAACAGGGATTACTTTCACTTTTGCATGATGAATTGCTTCAAGTTCATTTGCCAATAAATCATATTTGTGGAACTTCTCAACTTCGACCTGCTTGAGGCAATTTTGCGAAGTAATCCCAGCTTCGATAAGAGTAATTGTATTCCTCATTTTGTCATGAACAAATATATCAGGTTTGTTATTCGCTACAGCTGTATCCGTACTAATCGTAGTATCCACACGAATCTCCACAAATTCATTGCTAACAACAGATTGAACTGAGTGTGTCTTTAGTTTCTTAGTTTTCCTTATTCCACATTGACGACAGAGATGTAAGTGAATACATCTGACTACTTCGTTATGCCGTCTAAGATATGAGCTATTCAGCATTCTCCCGCACCTAGTTGCAAGGTGATCAACTGTTTTTCTTGCCGAGTTACAATGCGTGCACTTATTTTCTTCATTATCAAAAAACATGTTGCGGTCCTGAAGTAGACAGTCTCCCTTCAGTCATGGGGGAATGATTTCCATTAACCAACCATTCAgaagattatttttaattattattttaatatgataTTGTACAATCTATATCCAGAATAAAAAACCCGACGTTTTTATTTATGACAAATCGACAAATACAATCACAGATGGGTCTGCCCATCACTGTAGTAAACGTGGGCTCTAAAAGAGGAGTTTGATGTAACAATGtaaattaaattacaaaacagaaattcaaaataactttaaaatatgtAAATCTGACAACTcaataattttctaattaaatGCTGTCCAATGTTTTCTTAGCGGCGGACACAAGAGAAACCTTAGGCACTTAAGTCCTTATTGAAACGCAGAGtgctataaaataattttctatgaAAGCCTATTTatgacaatttttcttttatctccagttttttcaaaatttaaataaggtGTATTTTGGATACGATACTGTCAAAGACCAATGGAAATCTTTGTATCTATTTGAAAGCatcactctcaaaaaaattttttaccaaCACCCCAATGTGTAGTGATCTAGTTAATGTTTTGGAGTGATTCCTAAAATATAAGTTTTGAAAGTCCCTGCTCACTATGTGCACGTGGACCAAGAAAGCATGTAGTGGGATTGTTATTAAATCGCAATCATTTTTGATTTTAGTTGACATATAAAGTTCTGTACAAGTCAATTTGGTTAAAAAATGTCTTCACTTTTGGAAAGAATTTTTAGTAGAACCTCAGACTACAGCATTGCGaataaagacaggcagacaggtaaATCCTTCGATATATTGTAGTAGTTAGGTTTGATCGGTTGCATAGCAAAAAATGTCAGTATCCATGCGACGTTAAATAAAAtgctaaaatttaaataaatttgaattgTGTGATGGCAACTGTGACTGAAAACAAATCCAAATCCGGGACATCTCGTCCGAGTACTTCTGGAAATAAGGGTAAATCCAAACCAGCCCCTCCAACGGGTCCAGGAAGCAAAATAAAGTAATCATTCTGTGATTGTAGCGTAGAGCACTGCCCCCCGCATTGGCAGTTCACATTAAACATGCCACTGAGGGTAAAAGACGTGTTTTCATTAAATACGCCTctcaaaaaataaaagcaatcccCCCAGAAATACTAAAAAACGAAGAGGCTGGGAATCTTTTTTAACCCCCAGGTTTGCGACTACGCCACAGAACTGGACATTTCAAACAACAAATTCAAAAAAATACCAAAAGACATAAACTCGTTGTATACAATGCAAAAAATAGACGCCAAATACAATCAGTTGGGGGCGATCCCTGGGACCCTATTTCGTCTCAAGGAGTTGCGACAAGTCGACTTGTCCTccaatttgattaaaaaaatccCGCCAACACTCCCCAAAGCCACTGGATTGCTCGATTTTGATTTAAGGGAAAATAAAATCAGAGCTCTTCCTGCAGCCATCAACAAAGCCAAATCCATCCTTCGCTTTGACGTCTCGAATAACATTATCAAGACATTCCGTAAACAAGCATATGAACTAACGGGGTCACTTGACATTTCACGGAATCGTCTCAACGGACTTCCTCCAATCGGAGCAAAGCAAAAGGCGACGTTGAAAAAACTGGATGCTTCATACAACACCATTTCTAAACTTCCTCAGACGATTGACCGAGTCTCCTTTCTACGTCGACTGGACCTCTCAAACAACAACATCACCCATGTCCCCGAATCCTTCGGAAATCTGCGTTATTTGAACTATTTAGACATGTCAAATAACGACATTGAAGAGATTCCGAATTCAATTTGTCAGCTGAAATATAACCTTGTTGAATTATACTTGTCtaacaacaaaatttcaaaattcccCAAAGATATCGACGAATACAAAAAATTACGAGTCCTTGATTTGTCAGCAAACCAACTGGTCAAAATACCTCGGAAATTTGCCATGAACCAGTCAATAAAACACGTGAATCTCTCAAAAAACCAACTGGAggacatttccccagtcactgaTTCTCTCTTAATCCACTTTCTGGACATTTCAGAGAACTGCATCCCGGAAATACCCGAAACAATCAAAAACCTGGTTTACTTGGAAACACTGCTGGCCTCGCACAACCAAATAAGGTGAGAAAAGTAAGTTGTACTGCAGAGAACTCCCAGATGAGCTACAACAACTCAGTCGGCTTAACAAACTGAATATCGCCCACAACCAGATTGAGGCACTACCCGAAAACCTGGGACATCTTCAACTGATAAATTATCTGGACATTAGCAATAATCCAATCACCAGACTCTCCGAAAATATTTTTAACGTTGGAGGACTGTTTCTAGTTTAGATCAAGTCCCTCGAATACTTTTATCTCAACAACCTTGAATTACAAGTCATTCCAAAGTCGATTCAGTCATTTTCCAATTTGAGGGATTTTCATTTGTGCAATAACAAAGTGGAAACGTGCCACATTCCACAAAATGTCAAAAGTCTAAAAATATCACACAACCCATTAAAGTGAACTTGGACAGTCAAATTTCCAGGTCTGTCTCCGATGATCCCCGGAACTCATTTTTCACTTTATTGAACAAACGTGAGTTGTTTGTGTCCCTAACCGTCCTGGAACTGGTCAGCCTAAACATGGACGAACTCCCAAAGGCCATTCCCAACCTCCGACTGTTGGAAGAACTGTACTTTGACGACAACAACGTGACACAATTCCCGGAGGTTGACAGTTAAAATAATTCCCAGAACTTTGATAAATTACAAATGATGCGGATTCTCTGCGCTTCGAAGAACAAACTCTGTTTTTTGCCATCAAATATGCACAAACTGAGGAATTTGGAGAAACTCGATTTGTCACAAAATTCTTTAACCAAATTTGACGAGAGTCTGACCACTTTTGAATATTTGGAATATCTCGACCTATCGGAAAATGAAATCCAGAGTTTACCACAGACGTTTGGTTCTCTCAAATTGTTGACATATTTAAATCTATCAAAAAATAACATCGAATCCTTCCCAAGTGAGGATATCCAAATTCTCGGCTCAGTCAAAAAATTGGACATTTCTGAAAACAGAATTGGAGAGTTGCCAGCAAATCTTCCTTACCTTTACCGAATGGTCGAGTTGAGGGCTTCTTTCAACTATTTGGAAGGCCTGCCTCCAGCAATTAATTTGATGAAGGGACTTGAAATTTTGCTGGTCGACGAGAATTATATTGTCACCCTCTCAGAAAACATCTGCAAGACTCCGAATTTAAAAATCCTCGACGTTTCGAACAACAAAATAAAGCAGTGGCCCAAAgcctttgaaaatttgaaaaagaaatgcaATTGTATCACCGGCCATCAGACTTCCAATAAACGTAAAAGCACTAGTCCCAAGGAACCTtcgaataattaattaatcattaattgctaacattaataaatataattaataaattatgggTTGGGAGTCTAGTGGTGCACATGGACTTGACATAAACTCACATTTGTTTAATTCCGAGGAATATTTATCCACCATTTTGGCAGTAAAACTTCCAAATCACCATTTAGACAAGTTCTCTTTCAGAAATTAGCCAAATTCAATACAAGACAAACAAGCATCTCAGAGAATTGGAGATAAAAATGCAGAATTTGGTCTACGACAACTACAACAAGTTCGTTTCTGCCACAAACGCAGTCAAAAACGTATTCCTCCACTAAAACCCACCAGATGAAGGCAGGCTTCAACGAAATGATTCCCGAGATATCCCAAATGAGTGTCTGTCTCGACTCCATCACCCACCAGACTGGCCACATCCACGAATCAATCTCTTCTGGACGGGAAAAACTCCTGGCTTGTTACAACAATCAAACTTCCCTAAGAAGACTTCAATTGCTTCTCAATTTGCCCACTAAACTGAGACACTGGGCTAGTCAGGGGGACTACCATACTGCTGTGGAGTACGTCCTTTCTTCAATTTGTAGATTTTATATTCAGACAAGGCGATTCTACCAGGCACATTCAGCCAATGATACTCTCGCAGTGGCCAGCAAACAGACTGATTTGGTTATAACAGAAATTGCCATTGCTCTCCGTGAATTTGTCACTGGGGGATACAAGGATGACTGCAGTGCACGTGATTTGCATAGTACAGTCCTCTTACTTATCAAACTGGGATATTCAGCATTAGAATTGGGAAGGGAATTCATATCTGGGTAGTGTTCTCTCTCATTTATAGTACTAAACTAACATTTGATCAACAGTTGACGGAGTTGGCAGACGTTTTTCGATTTCCTGAGGTAATGTGGTTATTTCTACTGGAAGTGTATTGAGACATTTTTTAGTACTGACTGTGTCACGTTTATTCACAACCTTTCAGTGGCTTCTTCCACATTTGAGAACGTTTTTGAACAATTTTTTGAGTTTAGTGTATTTCGGAGTATTTAGAAGTGAGAATTTCGGTCAAATGAGGAAGGAAATGTGTGAAATGAATAATCATGTTGTCGGTGACTTGGTTTCACTTATTGGGCAATCCATTCGACGGTGGGGAGGTTAAATAACGTGGATAGTGAGGACATTGATGACAAACAGGCGATGGATTTGTTAGTGCCTGTTTTGCGACGTCTGTTCTCTCTCAATCTTGTCATGTCTGGGCATTTCCAACTGTACAAATGTGATGATTATGTTAGTGACACTGATTCGATATTTGTACATATTCTGCGTGCTCGAATATCTCTTCATGTTAAAGAATTGActgaaaatatagaaagtaatcaTTCTGCTTACCCAAGTCGTGTATCCTTCCACATTGGAAGTGTCTCCCAAGACTATAATCCGGTTTGTGCGTGATGTGTCCACCAAAATCTCTTTTCTATTAATTAAGGCTCGTTCTTCTTTGAACGTATTTGTTTTTTGACATTTAGAGGTGTATTTTAAGTCTGATCTTGTCCCTGTGACATTGACTATTGAAGAAGAGGAGTTGGACGTTGGATTTGTGCTGTCGTTTATCAGATCAATATCTCAAAGAGAATTTAAGAAGGAAATGAGTGGTGACTTGCAGACTGATCTCACAAATACGTCGGCCTTGATCGTGCATGCTAAACTCTGCACTGTTTTGGCTGATGAAACAATAAACGAGATTGTACTGTCCCCATTACTACTTAGATTCCCTCCACCAGGCCAGGCCTTGTCCAATCCACCATATCTCACTTGAGGAAGACTAGTTCTATTACACTCGGCTTGTATGCTCAATTCCTGGGCTGTCGGTTTTCGAAGGTTTGTCTGATTTGGTCATTTAAGCTACTAATGGGGACTTTAGACTGCCCAAGTGAGGACAAAGTCAGTTCGGAGATGATGGAGATATGTGGGTGTTTTCGAAGTATATCTGAATTATTGGGAGTCTGTTTCCCCCCTTCAGATCGGACAAACAGCGAGTCAAGTCTCGTGTCCGCCAGTCGAAGGTGGCGTCCTGATGTGGTCAGGAATGACTCGAAAAGTCTGTTAAAAAATATTCAACTCCTTTTTGCTGAACGGGCCGAGTTTTACTGTCCATTGGAAGGTGATGCAACTCTTATTTTGAATGGAATTAccaaaatatttctcaaagttGGTTCTTTTTAGTATTTCTAGAACTTTGTGGAAAGTATTCGACTTTGCAGGCTTTCTGGAAAGATTGTGAGACAAATTCAGTTGGACGTTCATTACTGTAGTCAGTTGTCGATTGTTTTTCCACtgagtttgtttttgtgtgtatttttagggTTTTGATGTTATTTGACGAGGTTATGAACAGTGCATTGTCACAGTGTTGGGGGAGTTGTGAATTAAGAGATTTGCCGGTTGGGGATTTGAGGTTATTCTTAGAGTATTGACACGATTCTTCATCATTTGcactaatatataattatttttttaagcaCACATGGCTTGCCAAGTGGGTCTTGTTGTTGGTCTTAGATTGGATATTTTCTATGTTAGTCATATAAAACGATGATCGAGGAGGTTGTTTGGTCGCTCGGTTGAGTACGTGATTTATTATTTGAAAGTTTCTGATAAGTGAGAACAGGAAGGCAGTCTTGAATGAATCCATCGTTTACAAACTTAATATGTCTAGTCAGCTTCTCTAGATTAGGTTCTTTCGTTTTCCTCCACCATCTTTTGTGTTTCATCTCTCACTAATGAGGATATTTTGGCTGTACTTTTGATGTTAAGTTTATTTTGAAAGGATTAGTGCTATCTGTTCCTACTTAATTTATACTATCTTCCATAGAGTGGGGCTAAAAAGTCATGGAAGGCTTGCATATTTTGACTAAATTCATTAATTCAACTCGAAAATAAGATTAAATACTGtagttaaaaaagaaattagaatataTAAGACGCTTTAAATTAATTGTTCAAAAGACTTGAGTTATTTATACTGCAATAATTAGCGATTTTTCGTAAAAGTCATTTTATAGAAGGAAAAAAGTCATTGAACAAAATCAAATGAATATTGCATTGCTCTTGCTAGTATTGCTGCTTTCAATCTTTTTTGTACGGATAAATAAGCTTCTGACATTCAAATAgagtaatattttttcattttcatagcaaattttttttcaattcgtGAATGTTTTTCGATTTCCTTAAaccaaatttaatatttaaaatttttataatgtttttgaTTGGATTGAGATCTGGTGATTGACTTGGCCATtccaaaacatttattttgttcCTTAGTAACTATTCGCCGGAATCCCCTCCCTGCTTGAACCCACTGGGATCGATCGGGGGGACGGAAAAAGGCCTGACGGATAACTGTGTTTCCTTTCAACAGGGGAAGCCTCTCAcctgggatgccacgtgtgtggACTCTTTCTCGCCTCAGAACCTGCTGATGTCGGGCTCCGCTCCTGGATCTATTGTCACAACcgcggaatgcaaaaagatgcgaagtactcctcacttacggagaagttccaattccttccattcgcggttgagactccggttccttgggcagtaaggcaatcagcttcgttcaggagatcgggtcccgcatgtctgccatcacaggcgacgcccgcgaatcgagatggtttttcgagcggatatcccttgcgatagtacgctctaactctttctcgatcgcgtcggcttcccgcccttgaagcttttaattaattaacttgtagttattggttggtttgtcaaaaaaaaactattcaacagttattttttcttatgttttggGTCGCTGTCATGTGAAATGTCCATTGTTGTGTCAAATTTAATTTAGCGACCAAGATTTCGCAATATTTAAGCGAATTCATTATTCCATCTATTACAAATACAGTAGATTTTATTTCTAACGAAAAttcgaatttatttatttttacacataaaatcagttattaaaagtttttttccttttttatattttgcattacaGTTCGTAATTTATCCATAATTGGTATATTTGAAGGTGAATTTTGTAGAATAAACTTTTCCATGGTCTCAATTGCACACATTGCATCACAAAAACCAACTTTCTctatatcctcatcatttttaTTCTCTTGATTCTTATCTTCAAAGGAATCAATTGTTCGCAAAAAttcttcatcattattgttgcaAATTTTATAGGtacaatttttattatcatcagaaACCGGAGAGTCCTTCTTAATAGTACACCTTTTTGATATCTTGCTTTTACGTTGCTTtaccaatataaaataaaaatactttcttAACTGTAATAATTTTCCATGTAAATATTTAGCTGCTGTCgaataatggatagaaattccagTTTCATTAAATAGTCTCGCACAAATTTCACTTAGAGTGATGACAGGATTTTCCTCAACATAGTTTATCATTCTCGATATTTCAGTGTCTGTGATTTTTGACCATCTGAATCCTCCACGTTTTATTAGGTTGTGAAGCATTTCGTATCCATTTATAAGCTGTATTTCGCTTAACTCCATTCGAATCCGCCACAATATGCCAATCTGCATCCTCATTTTGATAAGCAGATATAATTCTCATTTTGGCTtccaaatttgttttattatatgttttactAACACGAGAAGAAGTATTCATAGTTTTATCAAAAGTATTCATTCCGAACGGACAAaatccatttatatttttttagatacgTAATTTTGACATTAACATATTTGAAATTCACAACAATGACTtttgacatctcagttcggatataaaaaaccacagtaatgacctttgacatctcagttcggatattagaaacacagtaatgacctttgacatctcagttcggatattaaaaaccacagtaatgaccttgaatctcagttcggatattagaaaccacagtaatgacttttgacatctcagttcggatattaaAAACCACAGTAATGACTtttgacatctcagttcggatattagaaaccacagtaatgacctttgacatctcagttcggatattaaAAACACAGTAATGACctttgacatctcagttcggatattagaaaccacagtaatgacctttgacatctcagttcggatattaaaaaccacagtaatgacctttgacatctcagttcggatatcgtaaagaaagaaaaaagtaagcaaTTGGGTGGCTAAGGGAATTGTCGAGGGCCTGAGGGTCAGCTCAACGATGCCGCGCTGCGTAttgagtggcagtttccgcggagcacagcaaccgagattcgctggaacagccagctcgtctccctccggtcgtttGTTTTTGTGGAGATTTTTCTACCAATGGCGGTGAGGAGTTGAGTCGCAGCCTTTCCGACGATTCCAGAGTTTCGAAGGCGAGGGGGGCAAACTCAAAAGCGTCCGAAATACACCGGTATTTCGTCATCTTTGTCTCTTCAGCCAGCGCACTGGCGGAACCCGGGTTTGCGACAGTCCTGGGAAGCATTGTCGCCGAAAAAGAGTcgacacacgtggcatcccaaaCCAGGGACTTGCCTTCCCTAAAAGGAAAGGTCGTCATCCCGTCGGGACGCTTGCCGTCGCTCCGGGAAAGGCCGACTGGCTCTAGGGTGGAAGGGAAACCAGCCGACTCTAGAGCCCTCCTCACAACGTCATTCAGATGAGTGTGACGGGGAATTCTCCCGGCACTCTTCccagttcggatattagaaaccacaataatgacgtttgacatctcagttctgatattagaaaccacagtaatgaccttgacatctcagttcggatattagaaacaacaataatgatacaaAATCCGAAAAATACCAGGGCTTGTTAGACGGCTGACGtttgacatctcagttcggatattagaaacaacaataatgatgtttGACATCTCAGTTCGAATATTGGAAACCACAATAATGACGTTTGACGTCTCAGTCCGGATATTAGAAACCACAACAATGACTTTTGACGTCTCAGTCCGGATATTTGACAGCAAAAAGGTGTAAAGTCATCCGGAGTGTCCTGCTTTGCCACTTGCTAAATGCTTTTTCAAAGCATTTCGTTACTGTTGTTCTTTTTAATTTCATCCCAGCTTCAATTATCAATTGTATTGCATCAACTTGAAATTCCtgagttttttttatcttttagatcATAGGATGACATTTAAATAAAAAGTCAGCATGGctttaatataaaaatacaggATTGACCAATTTCTCATTACCTGATATAATACGGtattttattccaaattaattcttaaaagaattgccatttttacaatttttatgcCATTTGTTGTAGCATTCCATTTGTAATAGTATTCCGAATGACCTTTTATGCTGAATACATTCATAAGAggcatataaattaaaaaaactttacgGAAATTTTGTTAGATTCTTATTTTCGGAATAGGATTCATTGAttatgattttgtttattgtttctatTGGCATGTTTTATACTTTACTCCATTGAAATTTTGTaatgcttaaaatttttttatagttaAAAACTTCGAGCTTTCTTTAAAAACATTATGTTTTTCGATTGTTTTTGCGTTATTCTTACGTGAACAAATGAGTCAAAGGTCGAAAACTCGTTTTCgttaaaaattgattttcttccgatttgattaaaataattttcgTTGAATTAAAAAACGTACTGTAATTCACCGACGCCTGTTGATGAAAAACAGCCCCACAGCATGATACTTCCTCCCCAGTGCTTTATGGTAGGTATGGTGCATTTTTGGTTATACGTCTGATTGGATTTAGATGCTCCCTGAGGGTTTCGAATACGCCTGAATTGCGAGATTCAAGAGAGTTAGTGAACCACATAACGCCACGTTGATATAAGTTCAGTccgaaaagttttatttttaattcatccgaccataaaatattgtttatgaattcattttctttatttaaaagatatttggcATATTTAAGTCGTGcagaaatgtttattttctttgataaTGGAACACGACGGGTCCTTCGTTTATTGATACCTTCAGTGCGTAGTGTATAAGTAATTGTATGAATGGATACTAATGCCAATTCTTTTCAAGTACAGTGCACGACAAAAGTAACCGGACAAGCcaaaattttccattattttaagtcattttaaaactttttttcacaTAAATCACCCTTTGTACATTAATTTACacgaaaaacaattttttacatttttaatttaatctttattcaattgtacattaaatttaaagcataaataattACGAGGTGCGACAAAAGAAACCGGA
This window harbors:
- the LOC115228072 gene encoding leucine-rich repeat and death domain-containing protein 1-like; translated protein: MPLRVCDYATELDISNNKFKKIPKDINSLYTMQKIDAKYNQLGAIPGTLFRLKELRQVDLSSNLIKKIPPTLPKATGLLDFDLRENKIRALPAAINKAKSILRFDVSNNIIKTFRKQAYELTGSLDISRNRLNGLPPIGAKQKATLKKLDASYNTISKLPQTIDRVSFLRRLDLSNNNITHVPESFGNLRYLNYLDMSNNDIEEIPNSICQLKYNLVELYLSNNKISKFPKDIDEYKKLRVLDLSANQLVKIPRKFAMNQSIKHVNLSKNQLEDISPVTDSLLIHFLDISENCIPEIPETIKNLVYLETLLASHNQIRSVSDDPRNSFFTLLNKRELFVSLTVLELVSLNMDELPKAIPNLRLLEELYFDDNNVTQFPEVDS
- the LOC115228073 gene encoding plant intracellular Ras-group-related LRR protein 4-like, giving the protein MMRILCASKNKLCFLPSNMHKLRNLEKLDLSQNSLTKFDESLTTFEYLEYLDLSENEIQSLPQTFGSLKLLTYLNLSKNNIESFPSEDIQILGSVKKLDISENRIGELPANLPYLYRMVELRASFNYLEGLPPAINLMKGLEILLVDENYIVTLSENICKTPNLKILDVSNNKIKQWPKAFENLKKKCNCITGHQTSNKRKSTSPKEPSNN